Within Sorghum bicolor cultivar BTx623 chromosome 2, Sorghum_bicolor_NCBIv3, whole genome shotgun sequence, the genomic segment GCAACATGCTTGGAAGACAAGATCTCCAGGAGGACCTTGTCCAAGTGAGCATTGTCATGACCGTAGTGGCCGCAATGCTCCCGGCCACTAGCTGAAGCAGCTGCTTCCTCTGCTGAGTGGCTTGCATCCTGCGATGCCGCATCACCAGGTCCAACCTCCGAGGATGAGGCTGGAAGATCCCGTTCATGCGCTTTCCGCGAGTTCTTGGgcttagccttcaccttcttcccCATCACTCCTGAACAGGGCTGGAATCAACCAGGGGCGGAACCAGTAAAGGACATATAGGTTTACAAATATACACCTGacaatttttgcaaaaaaaaagacaaatcgAAGTTAGTATGCATGCTACATGTATTCAGTTGTAATTAGATCGGATCCGAAGACAAGTAGCCACATAGCTTAAGTTAGGGTTTGGGCCCTCGGTTTCGCACAGCAGGAAGGGAAGAGAAGAGTTGCGCGTACCGGTGGGTGCTCGtcagctcgtcgccggcgaagcgcCCGGCGAAAACCGGGGAACCTGGCGtaggtcggcggcggcggtcgcACAGTCGTCTCCAGGAGAAAAAGAGGGAGGGGGAGAGCGCACGCGTGGTGAACCTGAGTatatatctctcctcttctagtACTCCTCTTCCTACTCCTCAAAAGAGCGGAAGGCCTCTCCGATTCTCACTCGGTCCGTCACTCCCCTCCctttaataataaaatatttaattaaaaagaaaaaaaaaacagcgccCCCGGCGCGCCCCGCCCTAACGGCCCTACCCGCGGCGcccccggcgccgccgccgccttctccGGCGCACGTGAATCAGCGCCGACAGGTGGGCCCTCAGATGCCTCCCTTGTCCGTGAATCCCCTCCCCTCCCTGTTCTCCTTGCCTTGCTGATGGCTGCGCCCGCCCGCGCCTCTCACCCCGCCGCCGGCCACTCCCGCCTCACTACTGGCCCGCGCGCCTGCGATACCTGAACCTAATAATCACAAAGAGCTCGGCGCGCGGATCCAGCGGAGGGGACCGTGTGCCCACGCCGCGATGCCGATCAGCGCGGCCGTCGTCCGACTCTTCGTCCTCGTCGGGCTTGGGTGCCCGCTTGTGGGTACTCCACGGGCTAGCGCTcggcgcggcggccgcggccgctgGCGTGGCATACCTGTACCGGCGGCCGTGCGGGTTCCGCAGCCGCGCGGTAGGGATCATACCCGCGCATCGGTGGATGGGTGCTCATGAAAGCCATCTCTTTGCTGAAtgactggatgaagaagatacGCCGTGATGAATGGATGAAAAGGCTGCGCATACTGGCAGTGAGGGCCAGCTTACATGGAATTTGGGTCAATAAGGAAGCCTAATCCGTAACAACGCAGAAGACCCTCATAGAGGTCCTGCGTTTCCATTCTTCATGCGCTTGGAGCCTCCTGCATAGACCAGTGGTAGAGCAATTGACTGCATAGACCAGATGAGGGTCAGAATGTTCGTCTTAACGGTGTTTGATGCAACGTAGTGGGTAATCTTCGATCTCTTCATTATCTTTGTTTTTTCTTCTGTTCTAATCTATTGTTCATGCTATTTAGATATTAACTTAAATTTAGTCACTGTATTATATCTTTGTGAATTCCACAAATGTTGGTGTAAATATGCTTACTTCTTACAGGAGGCAAATTGTATTTCCTAATATCTCACCCTTATGTAAACAAACTAGGTTGTTTAGTTTCTCTAATCGTGACTTTGTACTAAAATGATTGGGCTCAAGTTTTAGCTACTATCTTGAATTTTGAGTCATTGATAATGTTGGTAGATTTCAGTAAGAAATACTCTGTTGTTTATCTTCAGTTCAATTTTTAAACTTATTGCAAATCTCTCCAGTCAAACACAATAAATTTTCTAGGTGAGAATTAATTACTTCTTGATTATTCAAGTGCTATATGAGAAATAATTGGCTTTTGTTGTTAGTACATCGCCAGACAGATGGCTTCAGTCATTTGAAAGTTCAGCTTACAATCTGCCGTGAGCTGCCACTTTATTCTCTGCAAATAGATGCACTTTAGTTCAGATGTCTTTTAGGAGATTAATCTATATGGAACTTTTAACTGTTAGTATTTGATCATAACTATCTGTCCTCTGATTTGAACTTTATATATTATGTCTAGTTATCTTGATGAAGTGTCCCTTGTTTTGTCTAAACAACACATTTGTGCAAAATTCACCAAGGTCAACTGCTTAGTGTATGTTGACTCCTTCACTTTAGCATATGTTTAACCGTGAGATCTTTCATCTTAATGTATTTAGTATTGAATGCTGATGCATTTTTGTATTGTGCGAGTTTCAGGTGACCCTTGAGTTGTTATATTTTGTGATGGCATAGCTTTCTACAGGTACTTCAGCAATTCATAGTACTTGTGACCTTCACATTCTCATTCTgattcataagcagtaaatgatTCACTTTGCATGCTGCTCTGGCATAAACTAAAGCAACTCCCTTGCATTTCAGGTTAAGTTATTACTTCTAAGCTTTGCTAAGCCATCTAGATATCCTTTGGACATCGAACTGCTGCAGCTGGTTAATAATTAAACCATCCATTCCTTCTGATATCTTTGGAACCTTCTCCAAATTTTACATGGAAGTGCAGATATATTTGGATCCGTATAAACTGTTGTTCAGCAATAGCTTTCATGTAATCTGGGATCAGTTACTTCCAATTTTATGAATTTGTTAAACTTCTATGTGAACCTGGATGCATTAATTTAATTTCAGTCTTAGTTTCATTTGTACTACTTGTCTTTGAGATTGCGACAACATAATTCAGCTGAAATGCCCGATATATAATCCATTCTAGATGATGACCGTGCTGTAGTGCCATGCTATTTATATATCTGTCGCTTAACCTGTCATGTTGTTGGCCTCAATAGAAAGATGGCATGCCTTCAGAGTTAGTAGCTTTGGCTGatttttgttatttttcttgttgATTTCTATcatcaataaaaaaatattagtttGTTGGATTGTGCGCTTAGTCTTCATGTTGTGAGCTTTAATTTCTCCGAGAGGTGTCAAATATCTGGCTGCAGGCTGAACGAACAGGCTACTCTGGCCTTTTAAAAGTTGGTAGTGATAtcattctttttttaaaaaaaaaaagttagtgtaacacccggcccagggcttaataggattaataggagactcataccaacaagttgcaacttcttttccggaagcccatctctaaagaactctaaagttaagcgtgcttggcctggaGAAATTTAttgatgggtgaccgaccgagAAGTACTTCCCgagtgcgcacgagtgaggacaaagtgtgcagaaaagggtgcgcacgagtgaggacaaagtgtgcagaaaagactagtgttggtttgtgggggctgactatgtcctagaaagGCTACCAGATGTAAGTGGGCCCGGTAAGTGGGCCCGgtctcgtggaggcgggacgttacagaatggtatcagagccgactcTCGCGGTTTCACGGGTGCGACAGTTGCGCaggcatggtgtgcatggctggtgtggacccagagtggtcacacagcatggcacatgcgctggcactggatgcacggacgtggccaagaggggacgttcctggcttggggttgatcgacgaggacgtcgatctcttaagggggtgaggatgtaacacccggcccagggcttaataggattaataggagactcataccaataagttgcaacttcttttccggaagcccatctctaaagaactctaaagttaagcgtgcttggcctggaGAAATTTAttgatgggtgaccgaccgggaagtacttcccgggtgcgcacgagtgaggacaaagtgtacagaaaagactagtgttggtttgtgggggctgactatgtcctagaaaagctaccAGATGTAAGTGGGCCCGGCctggcctcgtggaggcgggacgttacagttAGAAGTCACGTTTATTAGGCATGATGAAGGACAAGCCTATATGGTTACAATCTAGCTCAATCTTGACATCTTTTCTGGGCCTTTTTCTTTTGCTCTTAAAATCTGAGACCTTAAAATTTGTCTCTATTCGTCAACACCTCTACTacatagcaatttcaaaactcAACGAATCTTCCACCACAAAATCTTGCATTAAAAGTTAAAACCTGAGCCTCTAAGACCCACTCTAAGTTGCAGATTTCAACAAAATTGATCACCATAATGTGCCTTTCTGAGGATCCGATCGATCTCTCCTCATGGTTCGCATAACTTCCAATTCTTTCCAAGATACAACACACCTTTGTCATCCATGTAACTCCATGTGCCACATGGACTTGCTAGTATTGGTACTCCAAGCTATTTGTCCTCTGTTCTTGATCACATCAGTAGATCTCTAGGGGGATGAATAGCCTAATAAAATTTTCTTCAAAACACATCACTTAGGCAAACTAGTTAGAAAACAAGATGGACCTAATAAGCACTACTCAAGCTTAGTATAACAAGAGCACCCCCTACACCTAGCAAGACAAcaagagctcctacacaaagaCTAACGAGCGATGGCAAGATAACTAAGCTACACACTAGAACTAGGCAACTTGAACCAAGGCACAAGAGCTACTCGACTACATTGATGATAGTTtaaatagggccttgtttaccgaaaatattttgaatttcGGTACCGTAGTatcttcgtttttatttgataaatattatctaattatagactaactagccttaaaagattcatctcatgatttgcAGATAAACtgtaaaattagtttttgttttcgtctatatttaatgctccatgcatgtgccgcaagatttgatgtgacgggaaatcttgaaaaggccTAGATAACAGGCGTGACTAAACACTATGATTTTAGCGGATTAGAGACATTATGATTTCAGTGGATTAGATGTTTAGGAATATTTAATGTAAAGTACTCATTctgtccctttttaattgtTGTTAGAGCGACAGTATCATGTCCCTAAATATTCGTCGTTGGCTACGAACGCCTTAGGTCATAGCTCATAGCTCAGTTCCGTACAACACAGCGTAATCCACTCGCAGCCTTATCCCTCCCCTCCACTCGGATCATCACCCACACAACATTAATAGCAATACATTCTAAAATTGCAGAACGTCTTGTCACTATGGATGTTCAGGTTATTGCTTCTCCATTTTAATTCTTGTGTCATATTCCAAGCGACAATTAAAAGAGGACAGAGAGAGTATATCTATGTGGAAAGACCATGACATTTCTAAGCTGGACATGAAAGAAGAGTATGTTGATCGCCATAAACCAATGAAAGAGCTAAACCAAACCAATTACCACTTAAAAAGGGACTCCTCGAACTGTTATTGATTTGATTCTTATAGAGTTCAATGATTGATTTGGTGAAAAAAATCTAATTTACTTTACTTGCATGTCTGCTTTTACTCAGAATACCCTCGTCGCCTGTTTTGAATGAAAGCTTActcattttatttatttcttgtTGCATATTAGACAAAGGTTTGCAACGCTAATATATACTTTATTCTGCAACTGGTCCATCTCATGGGAAGACAGATTATTGGCAACTTGAACCCTCCACACCCATGACAACCATAAAAGGAACGCATCTCATATCGACGCAAAGTTGGGAGTTGCCGGGAAACGCAGGTTATTCCATACCACAAACATTGTTCACTGGTACAAAACGGACAGACCGTTAAAACTGCGAGAAATGTCACAAATCGGCACCGTTACATGGCAGAGTACATTCCAAAGGGCAACAACACATCACAAAATTGTGGTACAAGGGCCGCCAGCCGTGAGAAGCAAATGCAGAAGAATATTGATGACCAAAAACCACTTCTTATCTAGCTAGCTTCCTCCACACTGTGCGGCCACGGTTGATCTCGTCCCCATTGGCTGCAAATCTTAAGCAATGCAGGAACTGCTGCCGCTCTTCTTTGTGAGGCGCTGCGGAAGCAGAGCCGTTCATGCTTTTCTCCTCTCCTTCCTCTATGTAAGTAAGCGAATCAACTATGTCATCATGTTGACATTCTCTTCTATAGTCGAGAGTGATTGTTTGTAACTCGTGTGTATCAATTATATCTTGAGGTATACTCTGCAATTTGGAAGGTAGACAAAGAACTATTAGAAACCATCGCAAATCACACAAAGATGCTAATTCCATCTAGAAGGGTAAATAGTAATAGTAAGGAACTAGCCATTGCAAGCTCTACTCAGATTAGATATCCCCACAAAaaccaaagtttaaaaagtggGATCAGGAGTAAGAAAAGTCTAGTAGAACACTTACTTCCAGGACCCAACCAATGTAAGTAACATTATTGACATGTTGGTTCATGTCCAGATCAGCTCTTCTTGGCTGCAGTTTGGGAATCAATGTCTGTGAGCACTGAAATAGTAGTATTGGTGCGCTAAGAACTGGATTATACACGAAGGGGACAACTGACCACTAGTCCTAGTCTTGAGTATTGTGCAGGATCTGAAAGATTCGGAATCTTCTTCAAACTGCCATTATTTTCCTCTGGGAATGCTAACCTGCATAATGGTAACTTGTTACAACTCTTATAACTACAGCATGAGAATACAGTGACAATCATTACAAAAACTCAATAACCAAAAAAATTGCTGTTAGACTGATTATACGTAAAAGTTGTTCAAGCTATTTCAAATATTCAGATTAGCATGAATTCATCCAATGAACTACAGGTAACGACAGTTAAATGACCCAACTGAGTGTAAAACTTCAAAGTTCAAATAGTCATGGGTTCCAAAAGGGCAGAGAGCTACTTGGGCACTTTTGACACATGGATGTATGGAAATAACAAGAGTGCATGTCTATGCAGAATGTTGAGAACAAAAGTGAGTCGCTTTACCTTGGAGTCTTTGGACAATGTATAAACACCTCATCCCTTACGTCATCACTGACTCGCTGAAGTCTCCGTGTATTTTGGTTCATCATGACCCACTTGCTAGAAAATAAGCAATATGACTCGGTTACTTTTACTGTACACTGTGATAAAAGATACACAAAATTTTGAACTAAAAGGTAATAAGTAATGAATCTGATAGGCCCAACACTGCTGCGCTGCTAAAGCAGCATAAATTAATCCCAATTCCTAAATGTCAAGGGTGCTTTCAGTAGAGACAGCAAGAACAGATATGCCCAGCATATTCAAGTGAATGCTAAGTGCAACCCAGAGGAACAGGCTTGATAAAATTGGCAGAAGTTTACTATTCGCACCGATCACCTAAAGGTCTACATCACTCACCTAAGGAGGTGAGAATGACTTTTTCTGTTTTTTGCTAGGAGATAGAAATGGGCGTGAAATGTAACGGCTAACATGCTATCAGACTAAAAAAAATATGACACAGTGACTGACAAATTTTAGGTCCTGCATTACACTCAAGAAGCACTCAGCAAGTACCTGGTAGCTCTTCCAATAACTTCACCATTAGCCAGGTCCTTGAGGATCCAATCACGACGAGTACCAAttcttccatcttcttggcACCATGTTTCGATCTCAACAACATCACCCCTACCAGCAGCAGAGTTACCAGTCAGGATCGAATCTTACCAAAAAAGGGAAAAGGTGGGGAAAAAAAGGGTTCAATGTAAGCTTGAAAAACTACCAGGCTGGGTACTTGTAGATCTCAATGTGCATTCGATTCGTCACCCAAATAAGCCCAAGTTTTCTCATTGTAGTAGTTGTGGCGAAGCCATCAGTGGAGAACCCAACACTTTGTGCATGGTTACATCCTACCTCCTGTATTTACGAAAATGCTTACCGTTAAAGATATTGAAAATTACAGGGAGTAAAAAAAATAAGGATACACTCGTTTATAGTATATGCCTTGTATAGATGGCAGGAATATTGATACTTAAATCAGTTGATAAAATGGGAACACGTGGAGTTGCCCTTGTCCCATTGGTGTGATTTTAGATTTTAAACTTGGATCACAAACCAATTCCACCACCACTAACTCCAGCGATCTGAACCCAATATAAAACTTCGTTTGCGCATGCCAAAGCAAGCACATCCAGGAAATTGGTGACATCAAGTCGGCAACAACCACCCCTGCACGGCTGCACCCCCATGTTCTTCTCAGTAGTCAGCCCTCATGACTTAATTCGCAGTTGCCTATAGCCCATAGGCATAGGCAATGCCTATGAGATATTTCGGCACACTAATTAAAGGCTCTTATAGCTTCTCCCAGAGCTGGCAGACGAAGAAAGTTGCCCTAGGTTTTATAGAATTTTGCAGTGCCCATTTTGTTGCATGCACACTAGGGGCAAATTTATGTGAGCGATTTGTCACTTAGCAACACTGACAAGACCGGGACAGTTAGCATTTTAATCCACCAAACACGAACTAAGCTACACCCTAGCTCTAACTGAGCAAAGGGCATGACACAGAATTGTGGAGTAACAATATTCCTCTTTCACAATCCAATCCTAGCACAGAAGAGGAGCTCCGATTGTACCACAAGTTTGGAGCGTTCTAAGTTCAGATCGAGACATCCGACCTCTTGAATCGAGGCATAAcccgaatccaataaataagctTCACGCCACAAATCTGGCCTCCGGAGAGCACAAATCCGGGCTTTCGGAAGCAGAGATCCCACGGCACGAGCTCGCGAGCGTACCTGGAGGAGATTGGCGATGGTCTCGACGGTGGCCGTCTTGTTGATGCCCACCTCGTAGCAGCGCACGATGAAGCTCTCCTTGTACGAGAGCCCGTCCTCCAGGAGGCTCCCCAGCCGCAGCCGCTCGGCCAGACTGGGCCGCGCGTCACCCCCTTCCGCCTTAGCCGCCGTGGCAGCCGCATGGCCCGGCGACGCCGCCTCGATCCCGGGCACCTGCGGCGCACCCCGCGCGCACCGCACCACCACcccgggcgccgccgccggaggcgACTCCCGCCTTCCGTGGTGGCGGAGCGGCGCGCGGCCGCATTGCGGTGGCGTGTGGCAGCGCAGCATGGGGGCGGCCTCGTCCCTTCGAGGAGGATCgttggccggccggccgccgccgccgccgccgccgcagccgatgCGGGGTTTTGGTTTACACGGGCGGAGCGGAGTGGGGTTGGCGCGGTGGGCAGCCAAGCCGGGCGCACTGCGCATATAGTGGATATGAAGAGGGGCCAGGGACGGTGGCGGGCGGTGGACCGGGCGCACGGGGCGATACAAACGAGGTATGAGGACGGGCTGGACGACGTGCTGGCAGTGGAGAACAGGAGGGAACGAAGAACTCTCTGGACCCGGTGCATGCAGCGGCGGTGGTCCCCTACTGTAAAGGGGTGGTGAATATGCAGCGAGAAAACGAAAATAATAGTTTTCGATTTTCGGAGATCGTCTCCCAGTTTTTTTCGATTTTCAGacctaaataaaaataaaagtgataatagaaaaataaaaataaaaataataaaataaccaGAAACGAATATAAAAATGTTTTTCCCATGTTCCGATCATTTCGAAAGTTACCGTATTTACCTGATAACTTACCCCGATTTAAAGATCTTGAATCCTACAAACTATATAGGgtctgtttggcacagctcacaatagcttcatgagctgttgtaagctgttattttgccaaacacttattttcaaaatagatttatggataaagctgtttttctcctcctctcacaaGGACATAAGTGAGGATAAAGCTAAAAAAGAGTAGCTTATTACAGCTCTCTCCTTCATCTCTCTTTCaattatgcatgaagtagttggtgaagctattttgccaaacacttttttttaaaacagctcagcttcatctagaaagtcactcatgaaactattttctaaaaaaaaaattgagttgTGCCAAACAAATCCATAATATATATACTTTAGGTCCAGTTGACCTACATCTAAGCATGTCATCTGCGTACACAAACATATAACACATATTTTTTCAAAAGGAATTATATGTTGTACGTATTTCGTTCGTATGGGAACAAAAAGGTAATCGTCCAATCATATATTGCATCCGTGACTTTAGCTGGCATAAACACTAATAGGGTTTAGCTTGTTTGAGATCTAAGATGATATGAACTGTGGTTTTAACTTATGGTCTTACCAATTGtagctttatttattattatcatGTGAGATAGGTCAAGTTATATGGATTCTGAatacgtatttatatttttttagaacaTCATTCTCATAGATTCTGATCGTTATCGATGTATTTTTCGATCGACTGCTAACATTTTAGAATTTACTAGAATATCAGTGTCATATTCGTTTCCGACAATATCATATTGATTTcatttttgagaaaaaaatgtAAATTGAAATTTATTTAGCCTCTTATCGATCGCTTCTGATCGTTTTCATCCCTATGATATGGGTGTGTTTAGTTCCTAGCCTATTTCCTAGGTAGCAGTCTAAGACTGGGTAGTTTAAATCATTTTTTATGGAGCCAATCTCTAGTTACTTGTTAGCTGCATTGCTTAATCCTGTTTAGTAAAGGATATGTTTGGTTGTCTCATTTGCTTCGTATAAAATCTCCTCCTTTTAAGATGGTAATTTCACCCTCTTTAGGGCATTTTGTTAAACAGGTGGAGGGCATGCTTCATCATCGTCCTCTTCGTCTTGCTCCTCGTCGGCCATCGTCTATGGGTTCATTCGTCGCGGGAGGTGTTCGTCTATCTCCTTTCCCTCACGCTCATCTTTCGCAACCGGTGTTCGTCTACAACCTCTCTCTCACGCTCACCATCTGCAATCGATGTTCACCTCATGCTTACCATTGACGAGGGGAGGGTGTAGCACcttgactctaccaaaggtgcTTGTGTTCATCTCCGACGATGAGATCTAACGCACTTTCAACCATGGCACACGTGGAAGGATGGAGGATGACGACGCATGCGGAAGGTAGAGGCCCACGTGGTGACGCAATCCTGAGCACAAGCCTAGCTAGGGGAAATGGCCATCCACCTCATTTCCACCTAGCTGGCTTGGGCATGGTCGGTGCATAACTACTTGAACCTGGTTTGTAGGCTTATTCGGTCATCCAAACAAGTACAAGTTGGGTCCATAGAGCCTAGACAGTAGAGGAGGGAACTAGGGAACCAAACAACTCTCGTGTCATCGTGCTAATGCATCAGCATGTGTATAGCACGAACAAAGATGGCAACAAGACCATTTTAGATCGGGTAGAGTCTATGTCTGATCTGAGTCTAAAATTATTCTCAGATGATAATTCATCCTTGCTATCAAATTTAATATTTTCTCAAAACCTAATTGGTTGTTAAAACCCTAAAACCCACCACTATATGTAAATATAATAAAAGCGATAGAGACTTCCTCGCAACATAcacaatattatatatattacttACACACATAAAGAGGGAACAAATACCACATAATTTCATGGCTCTACTTAAAACAAATTTAATAGCTtacaaagatatgaatttttatttaaaatgacTACTTTGGACCTCTATTGAGTATCCGTGGATGAAAACTGAAACCCGAAACAGAATGCGCCAAATTTTGGATCCGCGAACCCAAAAATTGTGGGAGAAATTACACCCGACCTGCACCCACGGGACTCGAAACCACCCTACTAGCATTCTTGCATAGGGTACTCTCTCCATTTGtatatttaaatatatttactataaaaatatatggcGTATTGGCGTGGTTAATCTAACTGCGGCTGTTATTCTTACAGTTGCGGCTGGAACTGCAACTTGTACATACATAGCTATGAGATGCAGCCGCTGCAGACCCAGCCGCAAacctaaaaaaaaaaaaaaaaaaaaattcagaagCGAGCAGGCTGGGCGttatttggtatcataatatTAGGATTATTTTAATAATatctgtactccctccattctaaattgaaAATTGTTTTGTTTTTCAGATAAAAAGCTTTTTTGCTATGTATTCAAATATCTATTATATTTATGTATATAGTAAAGAACTATTATGTATTTTAA encodes:
- the LOC8054777 gene encoding oleoyl-acyl carrier protein thioesterase 1, chloroplastic; translated protein: MRSAPGLAAHRANPTPLRPCKPKPRIGCGGGGGGGRPANDPPRRDEAAPMLRCHTPPQCGRAPLRHHGRRESPPAAAPGVVVRCARGAPQVPGIEAASPGHAAATAAKAEGGDARPSLAERLRLGSLLEDGLSYKESFIVRCYEVGINKTATVETIANLLQEVGCNHAQSVGFSTDGFATTTTMRKLGLIWVTNRMHIEIYKYPAWGDVVEIETWCQEDGRIGTRRDWILKDLANGEVIGRATSKWVMMNQNTRRLQRVSDDVRDEVFIHCPKTPRLAFPEENNGSLKKIPNLSDPAQYSRLGLVPRRADLDMNQHVNNVTYIGWVLESIPQDIIDTHELQTITLDYRRECQHDDIVDSLTYIEEGEEKSMNGSASAAPHKEERQQFLHCLRFAANGDEINRGRTVWRKLAR